One genomic segment of Labilithrix sp. includes these proteins:
- a CDS encoding Cof-type HAD-IIB family hydrolase — protein sequence MTRLAFVDLDGTLLGPDRRVSAENERALARLRAAGCEIVLASGRHHRNILALAAVGADGWILSSHGVVVRHARSDEAILEMGIAFDDVVALCRIARDRELSVIAYHRDGAFIEARTRWTETYAEKTGWSPPVVRFDSLDPRGFQKVLLSDEPARIAELHASLPAELSARHHAVITEPELLELLARGANKATGAAALAARLGASDTLAFGDGNNDVELLAWAGRSVAMAHGREAARRAAKHVTEPGAPETAFARAVEIVLA from the coding sequence TTGACGCGGCTCGCGTTCGTCGATCTCGACGGTACGTTGCTCGGGCCCGACCGCCGTGTGAGCGCGGAGAACGAGCGGGCGCTCGCGCGGCTGCGGGCGGCGGGATGCGAGATCGTGCTCGCGTCGGGGCGGCATCATCGGAACATCCTCGCGCTCGCGGCGGTCGGGGCCGACGGATGGATCCTCTCGTCGCACGGCGTCGTCGTGCGGCACGCGCGGAGCGACGAGGCGATCCTCGAGATGGGGATCGCGTTCGACGACGTCGTCGCGCTCTGCCGGATCGCGCGCGACAGGGAGCTGAGCGTCATCGCGTACCACCGCGACGGAGCGTTCATCGAGGCGCGGACGCGCTGGACCGAGACGTACGCCGAGAAGACGGGGTGGTCGCCGCCGGTCGTGCGCTTCGACTCGCTCGATCCGCGCGGGTTCCAGAAGGTGCTCCTCTCCGACGAGCCCGCGCGCATCGCGGAGTTGCACGCGTCGCTCCCCGCCGAGCTCTCCGCGCGGCATCACGCCGTCATCACGGAGCCGGAGCTCCTCGAGCTGCTCGCGCGCGGCGCGAACAAAGCGACCGGCGCCGCCGCCCTCGCCGCGAGGCTCGGCGCGAGCGACACGCTCGCCTTCGGCGACGGCAACAACGACGTCGAGCTCCTCGCCTGGGCGGGCCGCTCCGTCGCGATGGCCCACGGCCGCGAAGCCGCGCGCCGCGCGGCGAAGCACGTGACCGAGCCCGGTGCGCCCGAGACCGCGTTCGCGCGCGCGGTCGAGATCGTCCTCGCTTAG